The following are encoded in a window of Dioscorea cayenensis subsp. rotundata cultivar TDr96_F1 chromosome 16, TDr96_F1_v2_PseudoChromosome.rev07_lg8_w22 25.fasta, whole genome shotgun sequence genomic DNA:
- the LOC120279623 gene encoding LOW QUALITY PROTEIN: nuclear intron maturase 4, mitochondrial-like (The sequence of the model RefSeq protein was modified relative to this genomic sequence to represent the inferred CDS: deleted 1 base in 1 codon) gives MWSGAVSTCRRVGVLHLLRRVNFSPGLQLCDRGWFPAVFRAYTKFSIIEEVDDDRDHGSWTYEKSALPMTLAKSLACLPDESSTSIKKKKMSRMELKRAIELRIKKRVKVQYSHGKFHDLMEKVIANASTLQDAYDIVRLNSNVDIGSEREDLSFASMAEQLASGKFDVNANSYACVSKNEKKECLVLPRLKLKVIEEAIRVVLEIVYRPFFSKISHGCRSGRGHLSALRYVCKEINKPDWCFTICMNKEADDSVISKLISTMEERIIDNNLFSFIRCLFHARVLNLTFGCIPKGHGLLQEGVLSPILMNIYLDMLDREFFAICMRHEGLGLHAGVSKGGQHSMLRSWIRRQRDSADSGKELINGSDVRIYACRYMDEIFVAVSGSKDVALSVKTDITNYLRLSLNLDVIDYTDILPMRDRSCVQFLGTMVRVTAEESEAEKAVHKLKDKVRLFASQKKEIWDAGTVRVGQKWLAYGLKRIKESEIKQLKLSTQLLDHVAQFRKDGMKTDHWFKSLLKIWLQDINARAEANEGMVLSKYITEPALPSELRESFYDFQMQAEKYISSETTATLALLCKSSNIASTSMKKDNTVTKMEAPISFIAKILNRYGLINLEGFPRHVSTLILQDDDLIIAWFSGLVCRWLKWYSEYDNFGDIKIMISECVRISCIRTLAAKYRIHESLIEKQFDSELSSIPMTEELETEMASITSSAENQDEGLMYGISYSGLCVLSLYRVKVPSRVFNCFVFGCCVSCPSMYTLLVKERQKFPGWKTGFSAAIHPSLNGRRIGLCNQHVKDLYMGHISLQSIEFGALNK, from the exons ATGTGGTCTGGGGCAGTGAGTACTTGTCGTAGAGTCGGTGTTTTGCATTTGCTGCGACGAGTGAACTTCTCGCCTGGTTTACAATTATGTGACAGAG GATGGTTTCCTGCAGTCTTTCGCGCCTATACAAAATTCTCTATTATTGAGGAGGTTGATGATGACCGTGACCATGGTAGCTGGACGTATGAAAAGAGTGCTCTGCCAATGACACTAGCAAAAAGTTTAGCGTGCCTTCCTGATGAATCCAGCACTtccatcaaaaagaaaaagatgagccGAATGGAACTCAAGAGAGCAATTGAACTCCGCATCAAGAAAAGAGTCAAGGTGCAATATTCACATGGAAAATTTCATGACCTTATGGAGAAAGTGATTGCTAATGCCAGCACTCTGCAGGATGCATATGATATCGTTCGACTAAATTCTAATGTTGATATTGGATCAGAAAGAGAGGATCTTTCCTTTGCTTCTATGGCTGAACAGCTTGCTAGTGGTAAATTTGATGTGAATGCAAATTCC TATGCTTGTGTTTCAAAGAACGAAAAAAAAGAATGCCTTGTCCTTCCAAGGTTGAAGTTGAAGGTCATTGAGGAAGCAATCAGGGTGGTACTTGAGATAGTTTATAGGCCATTCTTCTCAAAGATCTCTCACGGTTGCCGAAGTGGTAGGGGCCATCTATCAGCTTTGAGGTATGTTTGCAAAGAGATAAATAAACCCGATTGGTGTTTCACTATATGCATGAATAAAGAGGCTGATGACAGTGTCATCTCTAAGCTCATATCTACAATGGAGGAAAGGATCATAGACAAcaacttattttcttttattcgtTGTTTATTTCATGCTCGTGTACTTAATTTGACATTTGGATGCATCCCAAAAGGCCATGGTCTTCTCCAAGAAGGGGTTCTCTCTCCGATTCTGATGAATATATATCTTGACATGCTTGACCGGGAATTCTTTGCTATATGCATGAGGCATGAAGGACTTGGTCTGCATGCTGGTGTTTCTAAGGGTGGGCAACACTCAATGCTGCGGAGTTGGATTCGTAGACAAAGGGACAGTGCTGATAGTGGCAAAGAACTGATAAATGGCTCAGATGTAAGAATATATGCTTGTAGATATATGGACGAGATCTTTGTAGCTGTTTCAGGTTCTAAAGATGTTGCATTGAGTGTGAAAACCGACATCACAAATTACCTGAGGCTCTCTCTTAATCTAGATGTGATAGACTACACAGACATTTTACCGATGCGTGATAGGTCTTGTGTGCAGTTTCTTGGTACCATGGTTCGTGTGACTGCTGAAGAAAGTGAAGCAGAGAAAGCAGTGCACAAGTTGAAGGATAAAGTACGGCTATTTGCTTCtcagaagaaagaaatatggGATGCTGGGACAGTTAGGGTAGGTCAAAAGTGGCTGGCTTATGGTTTAAAGAGAATAAAAGAATCAGAGATCAAGCAGCTTAAGCTCAGTACTCAATTATTGGATCATGTTGCCCAGTTCCGCAAGGATGGAATGAAGACAGATCACTGGTTTAAGTCCTTGCTCAAGATTTGGTTGCAAGATATCAATGCCAGAGCTGAAGCTAATGAGGGGATGGTTCTATCTAAATACATCACTGAGCCAGCACTTCCATCAGAACTGAGAGaatcattttatgattttcaAATGCAGGCTGAGAAATATATTTCCTCTGAAACAACCGCCACTCTTGCATTGCTTTGCAAGTCAAGCAATATTGCAAGTACAAGCATGAAGAAGGATAATACTGTGACCAAGATGGAGGCACCTATCAGCTTTATAGCAAAGATCCTCAACCGTTATGGTTTAATCAACCTCGAGGGATTTCCCAGGCATGTTTCTACACTAATTTTACAAGATGATGATCTAATCATAGCTTGGTTTTCAGGTCTTGTTTGTAGGTGGTTAAAATGGTATTCTGAATATGATAATTTCGGAGACATTAAGATAATGATATCCGAATGTGTGAGGATATCATGCATCCGAACTCTAGCAGCTAAGTACCGGATACATGAATCTTTAATAGAGAAGCAGTTTGATTCAGAATTGAGTAGCATTCCAATGACTGAAGAACTAGAGACCGAAATGGCATCAATAACATCCAGTGCTGAAAATCAAGATGAGGGTTTGATGTATGGGATTTCATACAGTGGCCTCTGTGTGCTATCACTGTATAGAGTAAAAGTTCCATCTCGGGTGTTCAACTGCTTTGTGTTTGGATGCTGTGTTTCATGTCCAAGCATGTACACTCTACTAGTGAAGGAGAGGCAGAAGTTTCCAGGTTGGAAAACAGGATTCTCAGCAGCCATCCACCCAAGCTTGAACGGAAGACGAATCGGCTTGTGCAATCAGCATGTTAAGGATTTGTACATGGGTCATATATCTCTTCAGTCCATAGAGTTTGGTGCATTGAACAAATGA